One stretch of Shewanella sp. Arc9-LZ DNA includes these proteins:
- a CDS encoding OmpP1/FadL family transporter produces the protein MNKFHKTLIATAVGLLSAQASAAGFQLNSQSATGIGRAMAGDAVIADNASVLSRNPAAMALFDETALSLGVVYADIDVSVSDAQGSFAGQDVAFGSEHNAAEAKVIPNFYYINPINDKMAFGVAVFSNYGTGTDLGDLANRTPTISGNAVPLPPPVDLLGNTEVVTINFNTSMSYRINDEFSFGFGVDAVYGSGTLTRTSENPQIGSLVDVDADGWALGGIVGVVYEVNPDNRFGLSYRISPKLTAKGDVNYLYTEYNEIDIPIADIAQFAGFHQLTDKFAVHYTAQWTNWSAFDKIVVKDGANGVDQADLKEYHWKDSWFLSLGATYNLTQDWTLRAGVATDQGVVNQHSSLSIPDSDRTWYTAGVSYDLNAKSSVDLGIAFVRGEDVTVLENSNLLAQVPGYNSEISAQTRSNAVYYSVQYNYSF, from the coding sequence ATGAATAAATTCCACAAGACCCTCATTGCTACCGCGGTAGGACTACTCAGTGCACAAGCATCCGCTGCTGGTTTTCAGTTAAACAGCCAATCTGCTACTGGTATTGGTCGTGCAATGGCGGGTGATGCCGTTATTGCTGACAACGCATCGGTTCTATCTCGTAATCCTGCAGCCATGGCTCTTTTTGATGAAACAGCGCTATCTTTAGGTGTTGTTTATGCAGACATTGATGTATCAGTATCTGATGCACAAGGCAGTTTTGCCGGACAAGACGTTGCTTTTGGTAGTGAGCATAATGCTGCAGAAGCAAAAGTTATCCCCAATTTTTATTACATCAATCCAATTAATGACAAAATGGCGTTTGGCGTTGCGGTATTCAGTAACTACGGCACTGGCACCGATTTAGGTGACTTGGCAAACAGAACCCCTACCATTAGCGGCAATGCAGTACCACTGCCACCTCCAGTAGACTTACTCGGTAATACAGAAGTGGTTACTATTAACTTCAACACCAGTATGTCTTATCGCATTAATGATGAGTTCAGTTTTGGTTTTGGTGTTGATGCCGTTTACGGCAGCGGAACCTTAACTCGTACTAGCGAAAACCCACAGATTGGCAGCCTAGTCGATGTCGATGCAGATGGTTGGGCATTAGGTGGGATTGTTGGTGTTGTGTATGAAGTTAATCCAGATAATCGCTTTGGGTTAAGTTATCGTATTAGCCCAAAACTTACCGCCAAAGGTGATGTAAATTATCTTTACACTGAATACAATGAAATTGATATTCCTATCGCTGACATTGCTCAGTTTGCCGGTTTCCACCAGCTAACGGATAAATTTGCCGTGCATTACACTGCACAGTGGACCAATTGGAGTGCATTCGACAAAATCGTGGTTAAAGATGGTGCCAATGGTGTCGACCAAGCAGATTTAAAAGAATACCACTGGAAAGATTCGTGGTTCTTAAGCCTAGGCGCGACTTATAACCTCACTCAAGACTGGACTTTACGCGCAGGTGTCGCAACCGATCAGGGCGTAGTTAATCAGCATTCATCATTATCAATACCTGATTCTGATCGTACTTGGTACACCGCGGGTGTGAGTTACGATTTAAATGCAAAATCAAGCGTTGATTTAGGTATCGCTTTTGTACGCGGAGAAGATGTTACTGTACTAGAAAATAGTAACCTTCTTGCTCAAGTGCCTGGCTACAACAGTGAGATTTCAGCACAAACGCGTTCAAATGCGGTTTACTACTCAGTACAATATAACTACAGTTTTTAA
- a CDS encoding sigma-70 family RNA polymerase sigma factor — MFDSLRKKKSEPAVLSEMLTKQRRYDSLVRALHTDIFRYAFWLCGDKHVAEDITQETFLRAWRSLDSLNDEKAAKAWLITILRRENARRFERKQFDYSDVEQDLLEDVLSTSHEEDTEQYWLRRQIGKLDIEYREPLLLQLIGGFSGEEIATMLELNRNTVMTRLFRARNQLKDALEAPEVRGQSNG, encoded by the coding sequence ATGTTTGATTCATTGCGAAAGAAAAAGTCCGAACCTGCGGTCTTATCTGAGATGCTAACAAAACAACGACGATACGATAGCCTTGTCAGGGCTCTTCACACCGACATATTTCGCTACGCCTTTTGGTTGTGTGGTGATAAACATGTTGCTGAAGATATTACTCAAGAAACGTTCTTAAGGGCGTGGCGTTCTTTGGACTCATTAAATGACGAAAAAGCGGCTAAAGCCTGGCTAATTACCATTTTAAGACGGGAAAATGCCAGACGTTTTGAGCGTAAACAATTTGACTACAGCGACGTAGAACAAGATTTACTTGAAGATGTACTATCGACAAGTCATGAAGAAGATACCGAGCAGTATTGGTTACGTCGTCAAATAGGTAAACTCGATATCGAATATCGAGAGCCGTTGTTATTGCAGCTGATTGGCGGGTTTAGTGGTGAAGAGATTGCCACCATGCTAGAACTCAATCGAAATACGGTAATGACCCGTTTATTTAGAGCCAGAAACCAGTTAAAAGACGCTCTCGAAGCACCAGAGGTAAGAGGTCAATCAAATGGATGA
- the putP gene encoding sodium/proline symporter PutP has translation MEIQTPIIITFIGYLALMMGIGYWAYRKTDTVDDYILGGRKMGPAVTALSVGASDMSGWLLLGLPGAVYLSGLGEAWIGFGLVFGAWLNWLFVAKRLRIYTQVANNSLTLPDFFENRFNDSHGLLKLVSALTILIFFTFYASSGMVGGAILFEKVFGLDYNLALLIGSFIIVSYTFVGGFFAVSWTDFFQGCLMLIALLIVPIAIFSQPDTQASFEQIDPAMLSFINENTTVIGLVSLLAWGLGYFGQPHILSRFMAIGSPKDLVLSRRIAMSWMLVSLVGALATGIAGSLYFAAEPLDNSETVFIHLAHAAFNPWIGGLLIAAILSAIMSTIDSQLLVCSSVITEDFYLKWLRPQASSKELMLVGRIGVIAIALVAGVVALNPESSVLGLVSYAWAGFGAAFGPVVLLSLFWQGYSRNGAISTILVGALTVVVWKQLTGGIFELYEIVPGFIFAMLVGVIVSKMSPPTPKTIADFADFRESLKTQ, from the coding sequence ATGGAAATTCAAACACCAATCATCATTACCTTTATCGGATATCTTGCCTTAATGATGGGTATCGGTTACTGGGCTTATCGTAAAACAGACACTGTTGATGATTACATTCTCGGTGGTCGCAAAATGGGGCCCGCAGTAACAGCGTTAAGTGTTGGCGCATCAGATATGTCTGGTTGGTTGTTATTAGGCTTACCTGGCGCGGTGTATTTAAGTGGTTTAGGTGAAGCCTGGATTGGATTCGGGTTAGTGTTTGGTGCGTGGCTTAATTGGTTATTTGTTGCAAAACGACTGCGAATTTATACCCAAGTTGCCAATAATTCTTTGACGTTACCCGATTTTTTTGAAAACCGTTTTAATGACTCTCATGGACTATTGAAATTGGTTTCGGCATTAACGATCCTGATCTTTTTCACTTTCTATGCTTCTTCAGGCATGGTGGGCGGTGCGATATTATTTGAAAAAGTATTCGGCCTCGATTATAACCTCGCCTTACTGATCGGTTCATTCATCATTGTGTCTTATACTTTCGTAGGTGGATTTTTTGCCGTCAGCTGGACTGACTTCTTTCAAGGCTGCTTAATGTTAATTGCATTATTAATTGTACCCATTGCAATTTTCAGCCAACCCGATACTCAAGCAAGTTTTGAACAAATCGATCCTGCTATGTTGTCGTTTATTAACGAAAACACCACCGTCATTGGACTCGTGTCGCTATTGGCGTGGGGATTAGGTTATTTCGGCCAACCGCATATTTTGTCTCGTTTTATGGCTATCGGCAGTCCAAAAGATTTAGTGTTATCTCGTCGTATCGCCATGAGCTGGATGTTAGTGTCGTTAGTTGGTGCCTTAGCAACGGGTATTGCCGGTAGTCTTTATTTTGCTGCAGAGCCACTTGATAACTCAGAAACAGTATTTATTCATTTAGCCCATGCCGCTTTTAATCCATGGATTGGCGGCTTGCTGATTGCAGCTATTTTGTCTGCCATTATGAGTACTATTGACTCACAATTACTGGTTTGCTCTAGTGTCATCACAGAAGACTTTTACCTTAAATGGTTACGTCCACAAGCCAGCAGTAAAGAGTTAATGTTAGTAGGCCGTATTGGCGTTATTGCCATTGCATTAGTAGCCGGCGTTGTTGCACTTAATCCTGAAAGCAGCGTATTAGGACTCGTCAGTTATGCATGGGCTGGGTTTGGAGCTGCATTTGGTCCCGTGGTGTTATTATCACTATTTTGGCAAGGTTATAGCCGTAATGGTGCGATATCAACCATTCTAGTGGGTGCTTTAACCGTTGTCGTGTGGAAACAACTGACTGGCGGTATTTTTGAGTTGTATGAAATCGTCCCTGGATTTATTTTCGCAATGTTAGTGGGGGTAATCGTCAGTAAAATGTCACCACCAACACCGAAAACTATCGCCGACTTTGCCGATTTTCGTGAATCTTTAAAAACACAATAA
- a CDS encoding efflux RND transporter periplasmic adaptor subunit has product MSRLSNNLFLGTILATTVLATIVSYTVQASDVATLKLEYSEQYQPRIYDAKIEAIKAATISAQTSGRIINIHFDVNDLVPQGAALLEITNKEQGAGYAGAEADLAKAEALNSEAQAQYLRYKTLFPKGAISKGAMDEATAKAKSSKQAVSAAQAQLIKAKESLNYTVVSAPFSGRMTHRFIEQGETISYGQALFSGYDTQHLRAVFQIPQQDVAQVQQQEQVSVQLFNGDEIISNDVNVYQFADPLTHQHQVRVNIDASNMEDVIVGQWIKVVVNFPSRTSLMIPLSAIHQVSDLTSVYRKHSDKIVLNQVRIGRVDHQNNTAEVLSGLMEGDEIVINAGRYLIMSSAAKGQE; this is encoded by the coding sequence ATGTCTCGCTTATCTAATAATTTATTCCTCGGCACAATTCTCGCAACAACGGTACTAGCCACAATAGTATCCTATACAGTGCAAGCCTCTGATGTTGCTACATTAAAGCTAGAGTATTCAGAACAATATCAACCCCGTATTTATGATGCAAAAATTGAAGCAATTAAAGCGGCAACGATTTCTGCACAAACCTCAGGACGGATTATTAATATTCATTTTGATGTGAATGATCTCGTCCCACAAGGCGCTGCATTATTAGAAATCACCAATAAAGAGCAAGGCGCAGGATACGCGGGGGCAGAAGCGGATCTCGCTAAAGCAGAAGCGCTAAACAGTGAGGCCCAAGCACAATATCTTCGTTATAAAACATTGTTTCCCAAGGGCGCCATATCAAAAGGTGCCATGGATGAAGCCACTGCAAAAGCAAAATCCAGCAAACAAGCAGTCAGTGCTGCTCAAGCACAGTTAATAAAGGCCAAAGAGAGTTTAAATTACACTGTCGTGAGTGCGCCTTTTAGTGGCCGAATGACCCATCGATTTATCGAACAAGGTGAAACCATATCTTACGGCCAAGCGTTGTTCTCTGGCTACGATACTCAACACCTTAGAGCTGTATTTCAAATTCCCCAGCAAGACGTTGCTCAGGTGCAACAACAGGAGCAAGTGAGTGTTCAATTGTTCAACGGCGATGAAATCATTTCAAATGATGTTAACGTCTATCAATTTGCCGATCCGTTAACTCATCAGCATCAAGTCAGAGTCAATATTGATGCCAGTAACATGGAAGACGTCATTGTAGGTCAGTGGATTAAGGTAGTCGTTAACTTCCCTAGTCGAACGAGTTTAATGATCCCATTATCGGCCATACATCAAGTCAGTGACTTAACGTCAGTGTATCGTAAACATTCAGACAAGATTGTGCTTAACCAAGTGCGTATCGGCCGAGTAGACCATCAGAATAATACTGCTGAAGTATTATCAGGGTTAATGGAAGGCGATGAAATTGTTATCAATGCTGGACGATATTTAATTATGTCCTCAGCAGCAAAAGGTCAGGAGTAA
- a CDS encoding DUF3379 domain-containing protein, with product MDDLQFRRHAYGDPNNQADDFLAHLAENEDDAKFVKDLQAFDHRLTQALNISVPDGLADKLILRQQLSQHQKNKKQTRYLMAMAASVAFIVGVSFSLLRFTPVNLGENSLAHVHHETKALVMEQDIGFNDVNFKLASLEGLSDSKFIQQPGRVFYTSYCDFQGVKSLHLVMADENGNKVTLFIVPVESRIVLEEAFADNQYKGQSFQTADAYMVLVGEPASDLEFVKKEVENTFI from the coding sequence ATGGATGATCTACAGTTTCGTCGCCATGCATACGGTGACCCCAATAATCAAGCCGACGATTTTTTAGCTCATTTAGCTGAAAATGAAGACGATGCTAAATTTGTCAAAGATCTACAAGCATTTGATCATAGACTCACTCAAGCACTCAATATTAGCGTGCCTGATGGGCTTGCTGATAAGTTAATTTTACGACAGCAATTGAGTCAGCATCAAAAAAACAAAAAACAGACCCGTTACTTAATGGCAATGGCTGCTTCAGTTGCCTTTATTGTGGGAGTTAGCTTTAGTTTATTACGCTTCACGCCAGTAAACTTAGGGGAAAACTCGTTGGCTCATGTTCATCATGAAACCAAAGCATTAGTGATGGAACAGGATATTGGTTTTAATGACGTAAACTTTAAACTAGCCAGTTTAGAAGGATTAAGTGATTCGAAATTTATCCAACAACCAGGCCGTGTTTTTTACACCTCTTATTGCGACTTCCAAGGTGTTAAATCATTGCATTTAGTGATGGCTGACGAGAACGGAAACAAAGTCACTTTGTTTATTGTGCCCGTCGAAAGTCGTATTGTGTTAGAAGAAGCATTTGCAGACAATCAATACAAAGGCCAAAGTTTTCAAACAGCCGACGCCTATATGGTGTTAGTGGGCGAGCCCGCTTCTGACCTTGAGTTTGTCAAAAAAGAAGTTGAAAACACCTTTATATAA
- a CDS encoding efflux RND transporter permease subunit has protein sequence MTTPNESIKLGLSGSIAKAFQHSAITPLLAILGLLLGLFAVIITPKEEEPQIDVTFADVFIPYPGATPTEVENQVTLPAERIISQIKGIDTLYSFSQPDGALIIAIFDVGVPRDEAVVNLYNQLYSNSDKFNHAAGIGEPLIKPRGIDDVPIVGLTLWSQDPNITAEQLTLVASGLETELKRIPGTREIYSQGGHEMVLNVRIDPVKMNSFGVTFNDISATLQDNNQLSTVGSMTQFNQEIKLQAGQFLRTPDDVNNLLIKVNQPESITEKSPFPRAVYLSDVADVSLKSDIPKQHVWHVTDKGTYPAITIAIGKQAGQNAVDIADAVLAKIDAVDNVLIPNNVNVAISRNYGKTAGDKSNTLIFKLIFATSAVVLLVFFTMGLRESAVVGVAIIITLAITLFASWAWGFTLNRISLFALIFSIGILVDDAIVVVENIHRHMAMSDKPISELIPHAVDEVGGPTILATFTVIAALLPMAFVSGLMGPYMSPIPINASMGMIISLLIAFIMTPWLSRILLKPHKKIHSSNNKAPDTGIPVEEDNRLTRLFTRIMSPFLLGEHAPKARKGLALGIVLLIAFAIALPVMQAVVLKMLPFDNKSEFQVMVDMPEGTPVEQTQRVLQDLSQYLSSVEEVEHLQLYAGTHAPMNFNGLVRHYFLRSSQELGEIQVNLVDKKHRDRDSHTIASSVREPLQKIGLRYQANIKIVEVPPGPPVWSPIVAEVYAPNTELREQAANDLLQRFRDTEYVVDMDIYLPAQQQKWQVIIDRNKASLMGVSYASIVDTISTAVDGKDVSYLHQAQLAHPTPIRLQLDEAAKVDLKQVLLLRLPTQSGETVPLTELVKVQQQVINAPIIHKNMVPMIMVIADMAGPTGSPLYGMFDMVSQINQQNEQGDTSYPIQQNLVNQPDGLTDVSILWDGEWKITYETFRDMGIAYAVGMIAIYLLVVGQFKSYIVPLIIMAPIPLTIIGVMPGHALLGAQFTAPSMIGMIALAGIIVRNSILLVDFINQQTAAGVPLEQAVIHSGAVRAKPIMLTALAAIIGALFIIDDPIFNGLAISLIFGIFISTILTLVVIPVLYFSVMKHKHV, from the coding sequence ATGACAACACCTAATGAATCGATAAAACTTGGCCTTTCAGGCTCAATAGCAAAAGCATTTCAACACAGCGCCATTACCCCATTACTGGCTATTCTAGGTTTATTACTCGGCCTTTTTGCGGTGATTATTACCCCCAAAGAAGAAGAACCTCAAATTGATGTGACTTTTGCTGATGTGTTTATCCCCTACCCTGGAGCCACACCGACGGAGGTTGAAAATCAGGTCACCTTACCTGCAGAACGGATAATTTCTCAAATAAAAGGCATTGATACCCTGTACTCATTTTCCCAGCCCGATGGCGCACTCATTATCGCTATTTTTGACGTCGGCGTTCCACGAGATGAAGCTGTGGTTAATTTGTACAATCAACTGTATTCAAACAGCGATAAGTTTAACCATGCAGCAGGCATTGGTGAGCCGTTAATCAAACCTAGAGGTATTGACGACGTACCTATAGTAGGGTTGACGCTCTGGTCTCAAGATCCAAACATCACTGCAGAGCAGCTTACCTTGGTCGCATCGGGCCTAGAAACAGAGCTAAAACGGATACCGGGTACTCGAGAAATTTATAGCCAAGGTGGCCACGAGATGGTGTTAAATGTGCGTATTGATCCTGTCAAGATGAACAGTTTCGGCGTAACGTTCAACGATATTAGTGCCACATTACAAGATAATAACCAACTGTCTACAGTCGGCTCGATGACGCAGTTTAATCAAGAAATAAAACTGCAAGCGGGGCAGTTTTTACGCACGCCTGATGATGTTAATAATCTGCTGATTAAAGTTAATCAACCCGAATCTATAACGGAGAAAAGTCCATTTCCTCGTGCAGTTTATTTATCTGATGTCGCCGATGTGAGCCTTAAAAGTGATATTCCTAAACAACATGTTTGGCACGTAACAGATAAGGGGACTTACCCGGCTATAACCATCGCGATTGGTAAACAGGCGGGGCAAAATGCCGTCGACATTGCAGATGCCGTATTAGCTAAAATCGATGCTGTCGATAACGTATTAATTCCCAATAATGTCAATGTCGCTATCTCTCGCAACTACGGTAAAACCGCTGGAGATAAATCTAATACACTTATTTTCAAATTGATTTTTGCCACATCTGCGGTAGTACTACTGGTATTTTTCACCATGGGACTTCGTGAGTCTGCCGTCGTTGGTGTAGCCATTATCATTACTCTCGCCATAACCTTATTTGCATCTTGGGCATGGGGATTCACTCTAAACCGAATTTCATTGTTCGCACTTATATTCTCCATTGGTATCTTGGTCGATGACGCCATCGTGGTGGTAGAGAATATTCATCGGCATATGGCAATGAGTGATAAACCCATAAGCGAGCTCATCCCTCATGCCGTTGATGAAGTCGGTGGGCCAACGATATTAGCTACCTTCACCGTTATCGCCGCCCTATTGCCAATGGCGTTCGTATCTGGACTAATGGGTCCATACATGAGCCCAATTCCGATTAATGCCAGTATGGGAATGATTATTTCGCTATTAATCGCGTTTATTATGACCCCATGGTTAAGCCGCATATTGTTAAAACCTCACAAAAAGATACATAGTTCAAACAATAAAGCGCCTGACACAGGTATCCCAGTAGAAGAAGACAATCGATTAACCCGTCTATTTACGCGAATAATGAGTCCTTTTTTACTCGGCGAACATGCGCCAAAAGCGCGAAAAGGCTTGGCTTTAGGGATCGTATTATTGATTGCCTTCGCTATCGCCTTACCTGTAATGCAAGCTGTAGTACTAAAAATGCTGCCTTTTGATAATAAGTCTGAGTTTCAGGTAATGGTTGATATGCCTGAAGGCACCCCTGTGGAACAAACTCAAAGAGTATTACAAGATCTCAGTCAATATCTCAGCAGTGTGGAAGAAGTTGAGCATTTACAGTTGTATGCGGGCACCCATGCACCTATGAATTTTAATGGCTTAGTACGACATTATTTTTTACGCAGCAGCCAAGAACTCGGTGAAATTCAGGTCAATCTAGTGGATAAAAAACATCGAGACCGCGACAGTCATACCATTGCATCATCTGTACGCGAGCCGTTGCAAAAAATTGGTCTACGTTATCAAGCCAATATCAAAATTGTTGAGGTACCACCAGGGCCACCGGTTTGGTCGCCTATAGTTGCTGAGGTTTATGCGCCTAACACCGAATTACGTGAACAAGCAGCCAATGACTTATTGCAACGTTTCAGAGATACCGAATACGTCGTTGATATGGATATATATTTGCCAGCGCAACAACAAAAGTGGCAAGTGATCATTGATCGAAATAAAGCCAGCTTAATGGGTGTTTCTTACGCCAGTATTGTGGATACGATCAGCACTGCTGTTGATGGTAAGGATGTCAGTTACTTGCATCAAGCACAGTTAGCTCATCCCACGCCGATTAGATTACAGCTTGATGAAGCCGCTAAAGTAGATCTAAAGCAAGTTTTGTTATTACGCCTACCGACTCAATCAGGTGAAACAGTACCGCTAACTGAATTAGTTAAGGTGCAACAACAAGTGATTAATGCACCCATTATCCATAAAAATATGGTGCCTATGATCATGGTTATTGCCGATATGGCAGGGCCAACGGGTAGCCCACTTTATGGCATGTTCGATATGGTCAGCCAGATTAATCAGCAAAATGAACAAGGTGACACTAGTTATCCAATTCAACAAAATTTGGTTAATCAACCTGATGGGTTAACCGACGTGTCGATTCTATGGGATGGTGAATGGAAAATAACATATGAAACCTTCCGCGATATGGGCATTGCTTATGCCGTTGGTATGATTGCTATTTACTTACTTGTTGTGGGTCAATTTAAATCTTATATCGTGCCGTTAATCATCATGGCGCCCATTCCATTGACCATCATAGGTGTTATGCCTGGGCACGCTTTATTAGGCGCTCAATTCACGGCTCCTTCTATGATAGGCATGATAGCGCTAGCAGGCATTATTGTCCGAAACTCAATTTTGCTGGTTGATTTCATTAATCAACAAACTGCCGCAGGCGTTCCGTTAGAACAAGCGGTTATCCACTCTGGCGCGGTAAGGGCAAAGCCCATTATGTTGACAGCATTAGCAGCAATAATTGGGGCATTATTTATTATTGATGACCCTATTTTTAACGGTTTAGCCATTAGTTTAATATTTGGGATTTTTATCTCAACTATTTTAACCTTGGTGGTGATTCCAGTGTTGTATTTTTCAGTAATGAAACATAAGCATGTGTAA